TTTTATGGTTTTGAATGAATGTTTCTGAATATGCATTCAAGTTAGGAGAAATTAGAGCTATATTTTTCATAAAAGTTTATTTTGTAGCTGTGGCAAATAAATTAGGGATCATCAGTCCTTCGTAGAAATTCGTAGGTACAGTATCTTTTTTAATTAAAAATTTTATGATTGGTTTTAGAATCTTCGACAGGATTTTTTGTTTTTGACTAGAAATACCACTTCTTTTGACCCATAATCCTAACATTTGTGCCATACTTGCATGCCATCCTCCACTAGATTTAACTTCAATATTTCTGAATCCGACATCTTCTAAGAGCCGATGTAAAGCAAACGGAGTGTATCTATATTCATCATGTGGTGTTTCATGTAGTGGCCATAAGAAGGGAACAGTCAGCAGAATATATCCATCTTTTTTCAATACCCTGTACATTTCTTTCAATACTAGCTCAGGCGTAGGGCAGTGTTCTAACACTTCTGTAGCTAAAAGTGTATCATAACTCTCATCCTTAAATGGCATTTCTTTGCCATCCCATGTATAGTCAGGTTTTATTATAGTGTCGTATTCCATAGCAGTCTCTATATCAAGGCCTATATATGTATTCACTTCACTATTTTCTAATATATACTTCTTATATGGCATTTTACCACATCCTACATCCAATAAGGTACCCTTTAATGATGGTAAAGTATTTTTAACTACATTAAAAATATAGCTACGCATTAAATATCTATCCAAATTATCTGAGGTAAAAGGAATATTAATAAAATTATCGTATGGTTTCTTATTTGCCATTATCTATTTTTTTTACATCCCATATAGAATCTTCTACATAAGTCGCATTTCTTGGGCCCCAATAATAATCACGAATTTCTCCAAAAACTTTAACCTCAAAAGGAGTAATATTTTCTATGGTTTCATATTTTTCTCGAGATATCCTATCTGAAAAATGGACGATCAAACTATATGTCCCCGGGTATAGATGTACGAATGGAATAGAAGATTTTAACCTATATATTCCTTCTTCATCACAAAAAGGGTTTTCTTCATATAAGTTCAATATATGGGTTATCGGTACCCCTTCACTATTAAGT
The Dysgonomonas mossii genome window above contains:
- a CDS encoding class I SAM-dependent methyltransferase, producing MANKKPYDNFINIPFTSDNLDRYLMRSYIFNVVKNTLPSLKGTLLDVGCGKMPYKKYILENSEVNTYIGLDIETAMEYDTIIKPDYTWDGKEMPFKDESYDTLLATEVLEHCPTPELVLKEMYRVLKKDGYILLTVPFLWPLHETPHDEYRYTPFALHRLLEDVGFRNIEVKSSGGWHASMAQMLGLWVKRSGISSQKQKILSKILKPIIKFLIKKDTVPTNFYEGLMIPNLFATATK